ATGATGAACTGGGACCCAGAGTCATCCAGCGAAATCGGCGACGCCTATCCACAATTACGTACCTGGAACCTGGGCATCAGCGTCACCCTGTAATCAACGGACCACGAAAAAAACTAACAGATGAAGAAACTAACATACCTCCTCCTGGCACTCACACTCGCCGCCTGTACCAAAGACGGCGCGGGGCTGCTGGATAAAGCTGAATCCGGCGACCTGAACGAGGAAAGAGTGTTTTCAAGCGCGAAATACACTAAAGAATTTCTGACGGATATATACCGCCGTATTCCCTACAGCTGGGATAACAACGTATACCTGGACGCAGCCACCGACGACGGTGAATCGCGCCCCTGGTGGGGATGGACCAACAACGTGCACGTTGGCGCCTATAACCCGACCAGCTTGCCGGATAAATTCAAACGCTGGGCGAACTATTATGCCGCCATCCGCGCCTGTAACCTGTTCCTGAGCAAGATCGACAATGCACCTGTAGATCCTGAGCAATACATGAACACGCCCGAAGTACGTGAGCGTATGAAGTACGAAGCCGTGTGCCTGCGTGCCTTCTTTTACGCTGAACTCGTGCGCTGGTATGGTGGTGTACCCATCATCACCAAAGTGCTGGACCGAGAATCGCCGGAGCTGTTTACGGCCCGCGCTAATCTTGCCGAAATACAAAAGTTCATTGCTGATGAATGTGATACTGCGGCCGCACATCTGCCTGCCAAACAAGTTGGTTCCGACTACATGCGCGTAACCAGCGGTCTGGCAAAAGCGGTAAAAGCAAGATTGATGCTGCACCTCGCAAGCCCGTTGTTTAACAGCAGCACTGCAGGCGAGGCCAGCCCATGGTCTTGGGGCAGCTATGACGTAAACCATTGGAAACAGGCGGCAGATGCAGCCAAAGCCGTAATGGACCATAAAGACGAAGGCGGTGCACAAGTGTACAGCCTCGTTGTAAGAACAGAGCCCACCAACTACTTCGGCACCCGCGTAACCTACCCGGGTTCATTCAAAGCGATGGGTTGGTTCAATGTGTTCATCACCCGTGTTAATACAGAGTACATCCTGGGTTATGCAAGAAAGGGATTGACAAACGAGCTGGATAAATGGCAGCTGCCGGGTGCCATGCAACGTTCAGGCGACGCTTCCTTTACCCTGCCTACTTACAACTACGCCGCTGCCTTTGAAACCAAAGATGGTTACCCTGTTTATCAGACCGACGAGAACGGCGTACCACTGATTGACGGTAACGGACAATTCGTGGTAAATCCAGCTTCCGGCTTCAATCCGCAGAAACCTTACGACAACAGGGACTCCCGCTTTTACCATTCCCTTTGGTACAACGGCTCTATGTTCAGCGGTGTAACCTTCAACACCTGGCGGGCAGAAGACGGCTCGTTCGGACAGGAATACCTGAACGGCTATGCCCACACCGGCCTGTTCCTGCGTAAGTTCATGGACCCGAAAAACGTGTCGATCAATAACAGCGGGGTGCAGGGTACAACGAACCACTCCTTCCCTGTATATCGTTTTGTAGAAATGCTGTTGAACTATGCAGAGGCGATGAACGAGTACCTGCCTACCGGTACCGATCGTACAGAAGTGATACAGGCATTGAACCAGGTACGCACCCGCGCCGATATGCCCGACGTTGCTACGACCTTTACCCGCAATGGCTGGAATATTACCAGCCAGGCAGACCTGCGCAAATTCATCCGTAATGAACGCAGAGTGGAACTGGCCTTCGAAGAACACCGCTTCTTCGACATCCGTCGCTGGAACATTGGTGAGCAAACACAGAAAACCGTGTACGAGCATGATGTGCTGAAAAGACCTGACGGCTCGTTCGTGTACACCATTAAAGTTTGGGAGAGACGCGTATTCCAGCCCAAACACAACCTGCTGCCCATTCCGCAGTCTGAAGTAAACAACAATCCAAACATGCAGCAAAACCCGGGCTGGTAAAACTGATTGACATGAGAAACATTCTTTTAATAGTGACGATGATGCTGGTAGCGTTCACCAGCTGCAAGAAAGAGAACATCTACGATAAGTTTCCGCCGGAAGTACTCTTTTACGCGAACGCGAATGTAGAGAACGCCGATTTCGTAACCACCACCCTGGCTGCCGGCGTTACCGACTGGACCGTAAAAGCCCGCGTAAGCGCGCCGAGCCAGCTGAAGGAGATCAAACTTTACAAAAAAGTTGGAACCGGTAATGAAGAACTGCTGGAAACCTTCACCGATTTCGATCTTATGCCGAACGTGTACAATGTGAACTATGTGGTGACAGGCATTACTGCCGAAACCACCATCCGCATCAACGCGATCGATAAGGACGGGAAGCCCACGAGCCGAACGTTTTTAATAAAAGTAACACCGTAACCATGCGGCGGCCGGCTTCGAAGGGAGCCGGCCTTTTTTATCCGTTCAATTGCGTATCTTATACGGATAAACACCCAAAAACATGCGTTTCCCCCTCCTCATGCTCCTTTGCCTTCCCACCTGCGCCTCCGCACAACAGATCAAACGGATCGATGGTTCCCGAATATCTGCTGAAGCACTGACCCGTAAGATCCATTACCTGATGGATACCGCACATGTACAAGGCATGGGCGTTACTGTATTTAACGATAACAAGATCGTTTACCAGCAAACCTTCGGCTATAAGCGGGCGGACACGAAGGCGCCGCTTACGGGCAGTACCAACATTTATGGTGCATCCCTCAGTAAAGCCGTTTTCGCCGTGATGGTCATGAAGCTCGTAGAGCAAGGCCGCCTGGACCTCGACAAGCCCTTGCAACAATACCTCGACAAACCCATCTACGAGTATTCTACCCGCACCAAATGGCAGGACCATTACGAGTATTTTAAGAAGGATACGAATTATCGCCTCATCACTGCCCGTATGTGCCTTTCACATACCAGCGGCCTGCCTAACTGGCGATGGGACATGCCCGACCAGCAACCGCAGATCCGCTTTAAACCAGGCAGCCACTATGGCTATTCCGGCGAAGGTATGGTATACCTGCAGACCGTACTCGAAAGGCTTACAGGCCAATCACTACAATCCATGGCCGACGAACTCGTATTTAAACCGCTAAGGATGCAACGCTCCGCCTACCAATGGCTGCCTGCCTACGAAAGCGACTACGCCTTTGGTCACCAGCCGGACGGCAAGTTGTATGAGAAAGATAAAGACAACGAACCCCGCGCCCCCAGCACACTCGAAACTACTTTTGACGATCTGAGCATCTTCTTCCAAAGTGTACTGCAACAAAAAACATTATCCGCCGCCAGCACCAAAGCAATGTTTTCTCCGCAAATCCCTTTGCGCAGCCAATACCAATTCGGCACAAACGCCTGGAGCGATACCCTGGGTCGTTATCATCATACCATTTCCCTGAGTTATGGACTGGGTTGGAGTTTATTGAAAACACCCTATGGATGGGGTGCGTTTAAGGAAGGACATGGTGATGGATTTCAGCACTATTGCATTTTGTTTCCTTCGTTAAAATCGGGCATTTTGATAATGACGAATAGTGATAACGGGGAGAGCATTTATAGGGAGTTACTGGAAGCGGCGATTGGGGATAGGTATACGCCGTGGGAGTGGCATAGGTATGTGCCGTATGATGTGAAAAAGATGTAGTTTGTGCTTGCTTTATATCGTAAAAATATTTTCGGAAACAATCCTTAGAACTAAGCCCCCCTTACTTTATATGTAAAAGGAAAGTATAGCCCATCCACTTTTTAAATCAATATGTCAAAGAACTTATAAACCTGCCAGGCATCTTACGACGGAAAAACAGGCTCGTTTATCACGGTTTCAGCGAATTAGCATATACGCAGGATATACGCTGGATATACAAAGCACTTATTTGCATCGTTGAGATGGCAAAAAGACAGGAGGCGGGAAAATAAGCACGTTTGTGGGTATTTTTCTATATTAGCACCCACAATCCTACACCTATGCACACATCATTGTACCCGCCCGCGCCTGTGGTAGCCGATAAGAGCGTACTACAACCCTCTGAGGGGTTCAGGAAACAAGCCATCAAAGTTATTTTCGCGATCGTACTATTTATGATCGTATACTTGTTACTGGTAGCTGCCGCCGTGGGGCTGGCGGTAGCCTGTGTATATGCGGGCATCTGGCTGCTGGCTGCTATGAGTACGATTACCATCCTGCTCGGGGTAGGCCTGATCCTGTTGGGCGCATCCGTGTTATTCTTCCTGGTGAAATTCGTGTTTGCAGTATCGAAGAACGAAAACGCCGGGCGGATAGAGATCTTGGAATCTGAGCAGCCGCGTTTGTTCGATTTCATTCGTCAGGTGGCTACGGAAACAAATACACCTTTCCCTAAAAAGATATTTCTTTCTGCGGATGTGAATGCCTGTGTGTTTTATAATTCCAGCTTCTGGAGCATGATGCTGCCCGTACGCAAGAATCTTGAAATCGGGCTGGGGCTCGTAAACGCGACCAATATCAGCGAGTTTAAAGCGGTGATGGCGCATGAATTTGGGCACTTCTCGCAACGGAGTATGAAGCTGGGCAGCTTCACTTACAACGTGAACCGCGTAATCTATAATATGCTGAACGAAAACAGCAGTTATACCAGCTTCCTTCAAAACTGGGCGAGCATTCACGGTATTCTGGCGTTGTTTGCGCAAATGACAGCTGGCATCGCGACGGGCATTCAACAGGTATTGAGAGGGATGTACGGCTTCATCAACAAAAGTTATAGCGGCTTAAGCCAGGAGATGGAATTTCACGCAGATACGATCGCAGCCAGCGTGGCAGGTGGGAATAACGTAATCAGTGGCCTGAGCCGGATCGAAGTGGCGCAGGGTTGTTATAACACCATCCTGCAGAGAGCGGGAGAACAATTCAACCAGAAAAAAGCATTCAAAAACATATTTACGAATCACCTCACGGTATTTCGTGCGATGGCCAACGAACACACGTTGCCCGTAAAACAAGGCATCCCGGAAGTGTCATTTGCGTTCATCGATTCTTTTTCCAAATCACGTATCAACTTTAAAGATCAATGGGCGAGTCACCCCCCTTTAGCGGAACGAAAAGCGAGCCTGGACAAAGTAGGCA
This genomic interval from Chitinophaga horti contains the following:
- a CDS encoding serine hydrolase domain-containing protein, with the translated sequence MRFPLLMLLCLPTCASAQQIKRIDGSRISAEALTRKIHYLMDTAHVQGMGVTVFNDNKIVYQQTFGYKRADTKAPLTGSTNIYGASLSKAVFAVMVMKLVEQGRLDLDKPLQQYLDKPIYEYSTRTKWQDHYEYFKKDTNYRLITARMCLSHTSGLPNWRWDMPDQQPQIRFKPGSHYGYSGEGMVYLQTVLERLTGQSLQSMADELVFKPLRMQRSAYQWLPAYESDYAFGHQPDGKLYEKDKDNEPRAPSTLETTFDDLSIFFQSVLQQKTLSAASTKAMFSPQIPLRSQYQFGTNAWSDTLGRYHHTISLSYGLGWSLLKTPYGWGAFKEGHGDGFQHYCILFPSLKSGILIMTNSDNGESIYRELLEAAIGDRYTPWEWHRYVPYDVKKM
- a CDS encoding M48 family metallopeptidase — protein: MHTSLYPPAPVVADKSVLQPSEGFRKQAIKVIFAIVLFMIVYLLLVAAAVGLAVACVYAGIWLLAAMSTITILLGVGLILLGASVLFFLVKFVFAVSKNENAGRIEILESEQPRLFDFIRQVATETNTPFPKKIFLSADVNACVFYNSSFWSMMLPVRKNLEIGLGLVNATNISEFKAVMAHEFGHFSQRSMKLGSFTYNVNRVIYNMLNENSSYTSFLQNWASIHGILALFAQMTAGIATGIQQVLRGMYGFINKSYSGLSQEMEFHADTIAASVAGGNNVISGLSRIEVAQGCYNTILQRAGEQFNQKKAFKNIFTNHLTVFRAMANEHTLPVKQGIPEVSFAFIDSFSKSRINFKDQWASHPPLAERKASLDKVGIYATPDETPAWAIFDHVEMWQEKFTKVIYRDVSLDDTETLDDRQFEAQYHGDIEKYKLPAAYKGFYSKRIPAFNKWELETVIVDTPVKSFNEIFTEKNAQLFSVLQQNMADKHTAQAIADGHIPVKSFDFDGVKHVKEDAIVVVGQIDKDIAALETEIDWNDQLAFMHFYQQQPSLKEDYARIIDMSKDHAAFVDAMTAMMEMVRPFYQERLTFDVIEIRIKDLKKDLEPPLKDALRKIVITDDALDKKRNDYLASDYVYFANEAFKNDELNHMIELAREVSELWDEQLHMSYKTLLIKQLKPVEA
- a CDS encoding RagB/SusD family nutrient uptake outer membrane protein, with product MKKLTYLLLALTLAACTKDGAGLLDKAESGDLNEERVFSSAKYTKEFLTDIYRRIPYSWDNNVYLDAATDDGESRPWWGWTNNVHVGAYNPTSLPDKFKRWANYYAAIRACNLFLSKIDNAPVDPEQYMNTPEVRERMKYEAVCLRAFFYAELVRWYGGVPIITKVLDRESPELFTARANLAEIQKFIADECDTAAAHLPAKQVGSDYMRVTSGLAKAVKARLMLHLASPLFNSSTAGEASPWSWGSYDVNHWKQAADAAKAVMDHKDEGGAQVYSLVVRTEPTNYFGTRVTYPGSFKAMGWFNVFITRVNTEYILGYARKGLTNELDKWQLPGAMQRSGDASFTLPTYNYAAAFETKDGYPVYQTDENGVPLIDGNGQFVVNPASGFNPQKPYDNRDSRFYHSLWYNGSMFSGVTFNTWRAEDGSFGQEYLNGYAHTGLFLRKFMDPKNVSINNSGVQGTTNHSFPVYRFVEMLLNYAEAMNEYLPTGTDRTEVIQALNQVRTRADMPDVATTFTRNGWNITSQADLRKFIRNERRVELAFEEHRFFDIRRWNIGEQTQKTVYEHDVLKRPDGSFVYTIKVWERRVFQPKHNLLPIPQSEVNNNPNMQQNPGW